DNA from Rhinatrema bivittatum chromosome 16, aRhiBiv1.1, whole genome shotgun sequence:
aaggatttacgcgggtaaccggccttacgcgtgccggacctattttaaaaaggcccggtgacgcgtgtaaatcccagggcttgcaaaaaaggggcggggagggggcagggcatgggtagtCCGAgccggggagggggcgggtcagAGGCGGCGCCAGAGGCCTCTGACTCAGcgccagggctgaagtaagttttgaaataaaaaaaaaagtcattaaaggtagggggaaagggcgggggaggtaggtgaagggaagggaaggtagggtgggggggggggggggggggggtagggaagttccatccgaggccgctctgatttcggagtggcctggaagagaacaggggaaggcagcgcggctcggagcgggctcggcacgcacaaggttcacaattgtgcacccccttgcgcacaccgaccccagattttataacgtgcactaGAGAGAAGGTTCCAGGGTTTCAGGAAATATACATGTAGAAAGTTGGACCTACTCTCTAACTGGGTCTGGGTTTCATGCACAAAGTGGACTTATGTATGaaaatctactttgaaaattcatctaaatTCTGTGTGTACTTCCTACACGAGTACCTTAACCCTATGCaggatattttaaaattaccctctttaggAGCACAAAAcaataactcttttttttttgctttgagtgGGAATAATACATTCATCACATTGTTAAATATTCCaaccagaatatattttaaaagtttataaattatTTGAATAGAGCTGATACCTTTATTAAACTTGTGCATGCTTTACAGATGCAAATTTTCTGGACTAGTATGATCTATTTACTGTCAGAGAGATACAAGTTATCCCTTTCTAAAATATGCAGTCCAAGAAGTCACATAACCTGCAAAAAATTCAGACTGGATCCTAGTTGCAACCTTCAGTTACACATTTCCTGGAAAATGTTCACTTGTGGATAAACTTGAGTTGGGTTTTGAATATACCCCAtaccaaaacctctcaacatataacagagaccgggccttctctgcagcaggaccatcgctatggaactccattcctcctGATCTTcgacaggaaccttgccttctaacattcagaaaaaggcttaagacctggttgtttaaacaagcctttccagaccctaacTGAATCTCAGTTCAACAACAACCATAGTCAGACATtcttagaacattgtaaataattgctctttctgttaaaTTTTCTGTTAAATTCCTCTAGCCTTTTCCTTCTTCGCCCAGTTTTGAAcatccttgtttcattgtaacttcagCGTTTCTCTTCACCTGTTACAGTTTTAATTTCatattacaccccctgttaactgtaaaccagcatgatgtgatttttatcttgaatgctggtatagaaaaactctaaataaataaataaataaataaataaataaataaataaataaaataatatacgtGCTGATTTGCTCCTACTTCTCTTCACAGCATCAGTGTAATCAAACTGCTCGTCCTACAAATTCAGCAGGCTAGTTTGTGGTTCAATTGCATCAAATACATGGAAAATACAACTATGAATCAAACCAGGTTAACTGAAATTATTTCACCCGGACCTGTAACTATCCTGCCACTGAGTGTGTTGCATTCTATGATCTTTCAGGTTATTTATCTGATGAAACTGGCTGGCATTCTTATTCTCATTGAGATAGGAAGTCTTGACTCATGCCTTCACTCCCCTGCCTACATTTTCCTTTGTCATTTTGCACTGGTGGAAATATGGTACACTATAACCAGCAACCTAAAAATGATGGTCAACTTCCTGCAAGAAAGCAAGACAATTTCCTTTGCAGATATATTCCTCCTTGCTTTTGGAGGAACAGAGCATGCCTGATTTGTCAAGATGGCTTATGATTGCTATGCTCTGTTATGCAGACCCCTTGCTCTGTTCAATCATTGAGAACAGTAGGGTGTGTCTTCTGCAGATGGTGGCCACAGAGTTCATAAGGTTAATAAATATGATTGCTCTGGTACAAACTGTATTTATGTAATGCCTGCCTTTCTGCAGGATCACTGTCATTGATCACTTCTTTTGTGATATATTAAAACTGTTGCAGGGCTCCAGCTTTGTTAtccatataaatataatatttacCTTGATTACTTGGTggatcttttgtttcttttttgctgaccttgatattttgtatttttatcatTTCTGCCATTCTGATGGAAAGGCCTTGTCCACTGTACCTCTTACCAAACTGTGATCTGCATTTTTATTTCGAGACCTTGATTTTTATGTACCTATGACCTTCAATAGATTATGGCTTGCATCAGGAAGACGCTGTATCCTCTGTGTTATAAACACTTTTTAATtccttcattttccatttttagaAATTGAGAAAACAGGGAGCCCTTCCATGCTGCATTGAACACATTAGAGGGAACACTGAATGGGGGGAATTGaggaaatttaaagaaaacagttTTATGTGGAATTTAGCATTTAAGATATCAGAGAGAGAATTGCAACTTGGCTTGTCCCTTgtgaaaaaataatattaaagtaaaatttatttatttaacttcttttactataccgatactcaagaccaggtcttatcgtaccggtttacaatggaacagggggaaaccaaacaacatctaggtagaaggtaaaagttacattaaacagggagcgaaaaaacatgggagatggaagacaggacagattttaaactataacaattggagagtgataaatataatcaacaaaacaatatattagtgatacataaacagagatttgTCCTAGGCAATTGTTAACATGGTATGTGATActattttatagaaaaaaaattatagaaaaatgtGATACTATTTTATAGAAAAAAATTCTGGATATCGAGAGTTAAAAATAGAAACTATGAACGACTTTTAAATAGTTTAGTCAGGACCCATGTGTGTAAAATATGGAGTTAACATATGTAGATTGGATGAATGcacttaagtggattttcagccatAGAAATCTACATGTGTAAGTTCAAGAACATGCATGCATTTTGCTACATGAAAAAAGAGGCTTTCCAGCATTATCAGCATGCATAAACAACACGCTGATAATGTGTGCTCATTTATCCCCTATATTTATCTCCATAATAACCCAACATTCAAACACAATTTCTATGGATGCTTTTGGTTTTATCCTTGCTTAAAAGGAGACAACTAAAATCACAGTTAGGTGAACTACTGTCAATGCACCCTATTGGACaggaaaataaagataaagattgaTTAAGGATACATTTACTATTAAAAGATGAGAAACTTTTTTAATGATTGGGTAAGGAGAACCTGTCATAGTCAGAACTGAAGCATTCATGGAGCTGCTTattaaacattaaaattagggaGTGTCAGTTGGTAATAATatcagggggggggagggggagacagaaGTACAggggatattcacaatgaacaaATAATTCCAGTATTTGCAGAAAAGTTAAACTCAATGAACAAATACCTTTGCTGAGCAGCACAATACTGCCCCATAGATGTATCTATGCTCATTGCTGCTAATATAGTTAAGGTGCCCTACTATACTCTGTTCAGGGAATTATATTGTCTAATGAGGTCTTTATTAGTTCTTGACAATTCTCTCCTAGTTAGATCCCAGGAGTGTCAACCCTCTCCTGAGATCTTCTATAATACGTCTAGCCCAATAAATATAAAACTGGAGTTGACCCAAGTGCCTCAGCAGATCAAGAAAATCACGAGGACACAAATTGGAGCATCATTGAAATACAGAAGCTAGCCAAAGCCAACAATTTACTTAGCTTCTGATTGGCAGGAAAAGGTGACTTCCTCATGCCTTTATCCTACAGGCTTCCTGATTGTCCTTAAGTTGCACATCCTTTGACACTTTTTGGGGGGGGATGCGTCTGATCCTGTGATGGTATACATTTGGCTTTTTCTTTCTTATTCAATAGAGAATGGTAATATAAGTTTTAAGACATATTTATGCTATAATAGTTGCTTCcagaaactaaacaaaaaaccaGATATAAGCACATTTTAATCATCAATAGAGAACATCGCAGTACGCAAATGTGGTATTAAATTTTAATTACTCCCAGTGATTACTCTTAAACACAAGATCTGAGTGATGAAGTTGGGCTAGTTGTAGCTTGTTACTCAAACTGTGTAAATAACAGCACAGTCTAtgggatgggaagaagaaaatAGAGAGAGAAGGGTTGAAAGGGGTAAGGAGAATGAAAATGCAtagggagaaaaggagaaagaggaagaaaataaaaGAGAATAGAGAGGGAAAAGAAGACGAGGGGAGCATGGGGTAGGATGGTGAAAGAGGTAGATTTCAAGAAACAAAGGAACTGGATGATATAAAAGATGTATTAATCTAAAATTTTACTACATGAGTTTTGATTCATGATTCTCCTTACAGGTGATCTCTTATCATTTAATTCATTTCTATGGAGATCCTACCTCACTAGCTCCCTTTGAATTATCAAATTAGACAGGCAGAAAGGTCAGAATAATCAGCAGTAATAACAGAGTTTGCTAAGGGCAAAAataaagtgtgtgtatgtatttatgtgGTAAAATCTAATGATTTTTTTGAGGTGCTGTCTCCAAATCCTTGTATTATTGAAATGATCAGCAAATGCTGGCACCCATTTTTTTCAATGAAGTTCATTGAGCTGATAATGACCCTGAGCTTTGCCCAGtgataattttctaaaaaaacccacaaatgTATAATATCCATGCTTTGGTGACCACTTTCCACGTCAGCTGCAATGGGGAAGAGGAATCAGGtttaaaaaggttccaggttAGTGACCTAGTGTGACCTGGTAGAAGATCACCACTGGTGGTATCTTTGATTGCTTATCTTGTCAAGGAAACACAGGGCATCCAGATCTCTGCATTGTGTGGTAACAATCCAGAAATGGCTGCCCCGTCCTTTCCGCTTGTTCTTATTCGCTGtagttgaaaaaataaaaataagatgctGTCATGgcctcaaaaaatgtttttctttttcttcctgcaGTTAGAACATTCTGCATTCTATACATTGAGGCATCTTCATGAATTAAGATTTGAAACTAATGTATGAAGGGACTATCAATAGCAtctttttattctgatttttctCTTGATAGAATCAATAGAACTGATGCAGTTTGCAAAACACTAAGTTAGGGTGATGCATATTTATGATGGTGAAAACTTTGCAAATCATTAGGGTCTCTTCTTCAGGTAGGAAATCACAGATGTTTCCTTTCTACCAGCAAATACTCTAAGAGGGTTAATTACTTAATTAGCCTACAAGATTTTCAGTGAGGATCTAAATAGTAACCTTCAGCTAAAATTATCTTTAAAATTCCCCACATATTTTGGCATCATGTAGGGTGTAGTACAGTCTtggtattttatagggatgtgaatcgttttccatatcgtcttaacgatagaaatcgtgtggcagggcaagaaaatcgtcttaggcacgattttttagttaaaaaatcgttaaaaatcgttttttccgattagtgcgcactaactcgagttagtgcgcactaacgggagttagtgtgcactaactggaagttagtgcgcactaactgaaaatgatacaatttgacacttttcaggtcagttaaggtcagtttaggaatgaatatgtattcctattggctgccctcttatttattcatgttaccaagtttcctactgacagtatatgggggatgggaaatggaaacagttggtagcttgacaaaacaagtaatgtgatcagtcaatgtgactagaacttgtgccctaaccctgataccaggggtattgtgatcttcctgcacacagtgccctatccctattaataccaggagtgttgtgatcttcctgtacacagtgccctatccctaataccaggggtgttgtgatcttcctgcacacagtgccctattcctgatactgggggtgttgtgatcttcctgcacacagtgccctattcctgataccgggggtgttgtgatcttcttgcacacatcccggtatcagggatagggcactgcttgcaggaagatcacaacactcctggtattaatagggatagggcactgcatgcaggaagatcacaacactcctggtattaatagggatagggcactgcatgcaggaagatcacaacacccctggtatcagggatagggcactgtgtgcaggaagatcacaataccccggaggagtgagggtcaggcagctcccccctgtctgtgaagccagcctctcactagtaatgcagggagggagctgtctcagacttcaccttcctccccccccccctcacccacacaccattcactagctgggacatgggggaagtcaggagtgagggtcaggcagctcccccctgtctgtgaagccagcctctcactagtaatgcagggagggagctgtctcagacttcaccatccttccccccccctcacccacacaccattcactagctgggacatgggggaagtcaggagtgagggtcaggcagctcccccctgtctgtgaagccagcctctcactagtaatgcagggagggagctgtctcagacttcaccatcctcccccccccccctcacccacacaccattcactagctgggacatgggggaagtcaggagtgagggtcaggcagctcccccctgtctgtgaagccagcctctcactagtaatgcagggagggagctgtctcagacttcaccatcctcccccccccccctcacccacacaccattcactagctgggacatgggggaagtcaggagtgagggtcaggcagctcccccctgtctgtgaagccagcctctcactagtaatgcagggagggagctgtctcagactggtatcagggttagggcactgtgtgcaggaagatcacaacactcctggtattaatagggatagggcactgtaagagatgactgtagtagattgaataaagatctgatgtttctgctctcctcacaccaaacaaaaacaacacacaagcagagaagcccttcttacaaagctgagctagtgagttaagtaggaggaaaagtaaacatacttgtgccagtgtggctacttaaaaaatacacttaccaacaatcaattacatatatttgaactgtgtacagttccagccaggaccacctttctaaaatgcacagtgattggcaaattcaacatgcactagcatttcaggtgcctgctaacaaaaataataaacaaacaagttctagtcacgtgagtgctgatcattacattactttttttgtcaagcttccaactgtttccatttcacatccccccaaccattacctcagtattagccttggtaacatcaatagataagagcacagccagccaataggaatacatacatacatattcattcctaagtgacctttactgacctgggaagtgtgaacactttgtttcattttctgttggtgttcgttagtttccagttccatttcccatccccccaaccatcacctcagtggtaaccttggtaacatcaatagataacagggcagccagccaataggaacacatattcattcctaactgaccttcagtgacctggaaagtgtttatttgtatcattttcagttagtgcgcactaaatcgagttagtgcgcactaacggggagttagtgtgcactaactcgagttagtgcgcactaacacgatttaacgatttttaacaataaatcgttagaatttctattgtatcgtgttctataacgatttaagacgatataaacattatcggacgataattttaatcgttgaaaaacgattcacatccctagtattttatcATTcttgaattaaataaaaaataataaagtaaggaTCAAATTACTGAAGTGGTAATTGTTTTACTTTTGTCAGAAACATGGAAAATAAAAACCAGACCAGAGTAACTGAATTTGTTCTCTTTGGACTTGCAAATGTGCCAGAGCTAAATGAGTTGCTGTTTGTCATCTTTGCTGTCATTTACCTAATGACACTGGCTGGCAATCTCACAATCATTTTGATCGTAAAGCTGGATTCACGACTTCACTCCCCTATGtacttttttctttctaatttggCTCTGCTGGAAATCTGGTACACTACAACCACCGTCCCCAAAATGTTGGCCGATTTCctgaaagagaagaaaacaatttccTTTGCTGGTTGTTTTCTgcaattatatttctttatttctttgggTTCTACAGAGTGTGTTCTCCTTGCAATGATGGCCTATGATCGTTATGTGGCAATAACCAGCCCCCTGCATTACACAGAAATTATGAACAATTGGATCTGTTTTCTTCTGGTGGCAACTTCAGGAGCCATTGGTTTTATGAATGGCTTGATTCAAACGGTGCTCATGTTGCACCTATCCTTCTGTGGACCTAACAAAATTAATCATTTCATGTGTGATATCCTTCCACTGGTGAAGCTCTCGTGCTCTGCTATTCATACCAATGAACTTGTAGGAATTATGGTTGGAGGGGCAGTGATTGTAAGCTCCTTCCTGTTAACACTAATTTCGTATTTTCACATTATCTCTACCATCCTGAAACTCCACACTGCAGAAGGCAGAAGTAAAGCCTTCTCCACATGTTCTTCCCATCTGACTGTGGTAAGCATTTATTTCGGGACAGTAATCTTTATGTATATACGTCCTTCATCACAAGTCACCCCAAATCAGGACAGAGTGGCTGCCTTATTTTACAGTGTTGTGATTCCACTATTAAATCCTCTCATTTACAGTTTTAGAAACAGAGATGTACAggaagcaattaaaaaaatattgaaaaacagtGTGAGATTCTGAAAAAAGTAAAATCAACGTGAGACTGTACAAAGCAAGAGTTTTGCCAAGCTttttctcaataaaaaaaaaattgcctcagATAACCCAATTTCTTTATTCTCCAAGAAAATCTgtgctttttttctcatttcattcTATTAGCAGTTAGACATTCTATTATTTGTCCTTCAAAATGTAAAATAGAAATTCagagaattttaaattgaataaaaaTGATCAAATGTTATTGCATCAAATGTATGGTTGAAGAAAACCATGAAAACTCATTTGTTAAGGAATAATTGTGGTTAATTTCCAGTAAAAGCATAGGTTTTGGGCCTGTGTATATGAGGGTCTGAATTCCATCTTGACTCTTCTTGTGAAAAGGAGATAGCAGAAGGGAAAAATATACTTTAAATTTAAGATATGTAGCAATCATTCATTACAATTGTACTTGCTATTGGACAGGAGATCATGTTGAATTGCTAAAACATATGGGGCAGGGTCCGTCAGTCAAAATCCTACTCTTGATTTTTTACAGATGACCTTCATTCCCTATAATGTACAAGGGAGTAGTATGGTATAGGGGGTGAAGTTCTTCTGTACACAAAAGAGAatcaggatctgggggtgatagCAAAGGCTAGAAGGATGCTTGGATGGAGAAGGCAAGGGATggctagcaggaaaaaggaggaaataCTGCCTTCTAACTCACTGGTGGAATACCATgcgcagttctggagaccgcaccttcagatCGAATCAACCCAGAGGACAGCTATtaaaatggttagtggtcttCATCAGAAGTATCTTGGTCTTCATCATCATAAGTTAGTGGTCTTCATCataagtatcacaggcctgcgatactttagaaaatgaggcccttaaagatctaaacatgtataccacagaggaagggagggaaagagaagttATAATGGAGCCATTttaatacctccaaggaatacaTGTACAAGATGCAggcctttttcaaaggaaaggaggatcTGAAATGAGAGTTCATCGGATGAtgatgaaagggagtagactcagaagaaatctaagaaaatattacTTTACAGAAAAGAgtggatgcgtggaacagcctcccagtagaggtgatAGAGACAAGGACAAAGTAAAAAGTTAAGAAAACACGGGACAAGCACACAGGATGTTTGAGAGACAGG
Protein-coding regions in this window:
- the LOC115077322 gene encoding olfactory receptor 1020-like: MENKNQTRVTEFVLFGLANVPELNELLFVIFAVIYLMTLAGNLTIILIVKLDSRLHSPMYFFLSNLALLEIWYTTTTVPKMLADFLKEKKTISFAGCFLQLYFFISLGSTECVLLAMMAYDRYVAITSPLHYTEIMNNWICFLLVATSGAIGFMNGLIQTVLMLHLSFCGPNKINHFMCDILPLVKLSCSAIHTNELVGIMVGGAVIVSSFLLTLISYFHIISTILKLHTAEGRSKAFSTCSSHLTVVSIYFGTVIFMYIRPSSQVTPNQDRVAALFYSVVIPLLNPLIYSFRNRDVQEAIKKILKNSVRF